The Rubrobacter naiadicus genome has a segment encoding these proteins:
- a CDS encoding PTS system mannose/fructose/N-acetylgalactosamine-transporter subunit IIB has translation MPVRHVRIDERLIHGQVTVRWTREVGADLILVANDEVAADEMQKMLLPLSAPSGVKTEIVTVEEAAESLKSGEASRRRTFLIVKRPADVIRLLDSGVQIEEINVGNMSHREGSKQVKRSVSVTPEDVEAFRELDRRGVRMTARMMPEEGFKSFMEYLPGVAG, from the coding sequence ATGCCCGTAAGACACGTGCGCATCGACGAGCGTCTGATCCACGGTCAGGTGACCGTGCGCTGGACGCGGGAGGTGGGGGCCGACCTCATCCTGGTCGCCAACGACGAGGTCGCCGCCGACGAGATGCAGAAAATGCTCCTCCCCCTCTCTGCCCCGAGCGGGGTGAAGACCGAGATCGTGACCGTGGAGGAGGCGGCTGAATCCCTGAAGAGCGGTGAGGCCTCGCGCAGGCGCACCTTCCTCATCGTCAAGCGCCCTGCGGATGTGATCCGGCTTCTGGACTCCGGGGTGCAGATCGAAGAGATCAACGTCGGCAACATGAGCCACCGCGAGGGCTCGAAGCAGGTCAAGCGCTCGGTCTCGGTCACCCCGGAGGATGTGGAGGCGTTCCGCGAGCTGGACCGCCGGGGCGTGCGGATGACGGCCCGCATGATGCCCGAGGAGGGCTTCAAGAGCTTCATGGAGTACCTGCCGGGGGTCGCCGGCTGA
- a CDS encoding PTS system mannose/fructose/sorbose family transporter subunit IID, whose amino-acid sequence MDGTIVMAIVLAAFGFFSIWENLNLLFFQFGRPLMTGTVTGILVGDLKTGLAIGATLELAALGVYTYGGASIPDYASGAILGTYFANQASLSPQAAIGLAVPIALLLTQLDILARMANLFFQHRADAYVKSVDLRRVGLMNMLGTLSWGLSRAIPIFFGVWLGSGPVKAAVNESPQWLLDGLQTAGGILPALGIAMLLRLLPLRQYWPFLVVGFIVAAYLKVNLVGVALLGLAMAALVYRYAGGEEAANVAAAAEEEPAAEGRITRRDLRRVFLRYLLWFQSGWNYERMQGLGYAHVISPVMEKLYPDEGVRRQALTTHLQFFNTNPLMAAPILGANIAVEEKNEEPEFPERSVTGLKTGMMGPFAGIGDSFFFAICNTIVFSVGASLALKGSIVGPVIVFLYTIIFFTAFRWWSFVAAYRRGVRLVGQLAGGMLRRLTDAASILGLAVVGGLIPTIINTKVAYVFHSGRVKLNLQDQLDNILPALVPVLIVALVYFALSRRVRPTWAILGLLVLGVVLSVAGILKYPG is encoded by the coding sequence ATGGACGGCACCATAGTAATGGCGATAGTGCTTGCGGCCTTCGGGTTCTTCAGCATCTGGGAGAACCTGAACCTGCTCTTCTTCCAGTTCGGCAGGCCGCTCATGACCGGGACCGTGACCGGCATCCTGGTCGGGGATCTCAAGACCGGTCTCGCGATAGGGGCGACGCTCGAGCTTGCGGCCCTGGGAGTCTACACCTACGGGGGAGCTTCGATCCCGGACTACGCCTCCGGGGCCATCCTGGGCACATATTTCGCGAACCAGGCCAGTTTGAGCCCGCAGGCGGCTATCGGGCTCGCCGTCCCGATAGCGCTGCTTCTGACCCAGCTGGACATCCTGGCGCGGATGGCGAACCTCTTCTTCCAGCACCGGGCCGACGCCTACGTAAAGAGCGTGGATCTCAGGCGCGTCGGGCTCATGAACATGCTCGGCACCCTCTCCTGGGGGCTGAGCCGGGCTATCCCGATCTTCTTCGGCGTCTGGCTCGGGTCGGGGCCGGTGAAGGCCGCGGTGAACGAGAGCCCGCAGTGGCTGCTCGACGGGCTGCAGACGGCGGGTGGGATCCTTCCGGCCTTGGGTATCGCGATGCTCCTCCGGCTTCTCCCGCTGCGGCAGTACTGGCCTTTTCTCGTCGTAGGGTTCATCGTCGCCGCCTACCTCAAGGTGAACCTGGTCGGCGTCGCGCTGCTCGGGCTCGCGATGGCCGCGCTCGTCTACCGGTACGCCGGTGGTGAGGAGGCGGCGAACGTGGCGGCCGCTGCGGAGGAAGAGCCCGCGGCGGAGGGCAGGATCACGCGGCGAGATCTGCGGCGGGTCTTCCTGAGATACCTGCTGTGGTTCCAGTCCGGGTGGAACTACGAGCGGATGCAGGGGCTCGGCTACGCGCACGTCATCTCCCCGGTCATGGAGAAGCTCTACCCCGATGAGGGGGTGCGCCGGCAGGCGCTCACCACCCACCTGCAGTTCTTCAACACCAACCCGCTCATGGCCGCTCCCATACTCGGGGCGAACATCGCGGTGGAAGAGAAGAACGAGGAGCCCGAGTTCCCCGAGCGGAGCGTGACCGGGCTCAAGACCGGAATGATGGGACCTTTCGCCGGGATCGGCGACTCGTTCTTCTTCGCGATCTGCAACACGATCGTCTTCAGCGTCGGGGCCAGCCTGGCGCTCAAAGGGAGCATCGTCGGGCCGGTGATCGTGTTCCTGTACACGATCATCTTCTTCACCGCCTTCCGGTGGTGGAGCTTCGTCGCGGCCTACCGACGGGGGGTGCGGCTCGTGGGGCAGCTCGCCGGAGGCATGCTCCGCCGCCTCACCGACGCCGCCTCCATCCTGGGGCTCGCGGTCGTCGGCGGTCTGATCCCGACGATAATCAACACCAAAGTCGCCTACGTCTTCCACTCCGGGAGGGTCAAGCTCAACCTGCAGGACCAGCTCGACAACATCCTCCCGGCGCTGGTCCCGGTGCTCATCGTCGCGCTGGTCTACTTCGCGCTCTCGCGCAGGGTCAGGCCGACGTGGGCGATACTCGGACTCCTGGTGCTGGGGGTGGTGCTCTCGGTCGCCGGCATCCTGAAGTATCCTGGCTGA
- a CDS encoding GntR family transcriptional regulator — MRIDKSSPIPKYHQLKEIIREMVEQEELKEGEMIPSERELCERFGISRMTVRQAVMELVNEGVLYREQGRGTFVAARKVQQPTARLTSFTQDMRERGMEPSSEVLEVEVEEAGLLVARRLGVEEGERVIRLRRLRLADGEPMALETSHLLYEVAKGVLGRDLAGRSLYEELSAAGVEISRAEQSYEAVPVSEEEAALLGVEPGSAALLIERVTYDAGERPFEYVRSTYRGDRYRITATLTPGDRVWRPPH, encoded by the coding sequence GTGAGGATAGACAAGAGCAGTCCGATTCCGAAGTACCATCAGCTCAAGGAGATCATAAGGGAGATGGTGGAGCAGGAAGAGCTGAAGGAGGGGGAGATGATCCCCTCTGAGCGGGAGCTGTGCGAGAGGTTCGGGATCAGCCGTATGACCGTGCGTCAGGCGGTGATGGAGCTGGTCAACGAGGGGGTACTCTACCGGGAGCAGGGGCGCGGGACGTTCGTGGCGGCGCGCAAGGTGCAGCAGCCGACGGCGAGGCTGACGAGCTTCACCCAGGACATGCGCGAGAGGGGGATGGAGCCCTCGAGCGAGGTGTTGGAGGTGGAGGTGGAGGAGGCCGGTCTTCTGGTGGCACGGAGGCTCGGGGTGGAGGAGGGGGAGCGGGTCATAAGGCTCAGGAGGCTCAGGCTCGCCGACGGAGAACCGATGGCGCTCGAGACGAGCCACCTCCTCTACGAGGTTGCGAAGGGGGTTCTGGGGAGGGACCTCGCCGGGCGCTCGCTCTACGAGGAGCTGAGCGCGGCGGGGGTTGAGATCTCACGCGCCGAGCAGAGCTACGAGGCGGTGCCGGTGAGCGAGGAGGAGGCGGCCCTCCTCGGGGTCGAACCGGGGAGTGCGGCGCTCCTGATCGAGAGGGTCACCTACGATGCGGGAGAGAGGCCCTTCGAGTACGTCAGGAGCACCTATCGGGGGGACCGCTACAGGATCACCGCCACCCTCACCCCGGGAGACAGGGTCTGGAGGCCGCCGCACTGA
- a CDS encoding serine hydrolase domain-containing protein produces MEISRYPGAVVLAAKDGLTFIHRAFGHAVLYRDRRRLLPEGERVPMQEDTIFDLASLTKLFTAMAAVQLAERGHLDLDEPVAGYLPRLSGRGKERITPRHLLTHTSGLPALVDLEELSTHEERVSAVYGVPLLAEPGTRHLYGDPNMILSGWLVERVSGMPLDDYVRANITAQLGMTDTFYNPPESMRPRIAATEYKPDRGMVRGVVHDENAHALGGVAGHAGLFSTARDLAALAQSLLDGGGGILKESSVREMLSDQTPHLPGCAQGLGFELDREWYMDGLASPQTAGHTGFTGTSLVIDLRHRAFVTLLTNRVHPTREGESINPQRRAVARALLEAVDQGLP; encoded by the coding sequence GTGGAGATCTCGCGCTACCCCGGCGCGGTGGTGCTCGCTGCAAAAGACGGCCTGACATTCATCCATCGCGCTTTCGGACACGCCGTCCTCTACCGCGACCGGCGGAGGCTGCTCCCCGAGGGTGAGCGCGTCCCGATGCAGGAGGACACCATCTTCGACCTCGCCTCCCTCACCAAGCTCTTCACCGCCATGGCCGCGGTGCAGCTCGCCGAGCGCGGCCACCTCGACCTCGACGAGCCGGTGGCAGGATACCTCCCGCGCCTCTCCGGGAGGGGGAAGGAGAGGATCACGCCGCGCCACCTCCTCACCCACACCTCCGGGCTTCCCGCGCTGGTCGACCTGGAGGAGCTTTCCACCCACGAAGAGCGGGTATCCGCGGTCTACGGGGTGCCGCTTCTCGCAGAGCCCGGCACCCGCCACCTCTACGGGGACCCGAACATGATCCTGTCAGGCTGGCTCGTCGAGCGCGTCTCGGGGATGCCGCTCGATGACTACGTCAGGGCGAACATCACCGCGCAGCTCGGCATGACCGACACCTTCTATAACCCACCGGAGAGCATGCGCCCACGCATCGCCGCCACCGAGTACAAGCCGGACCGCGGGATGGTGCGCGGCGTGGTGCACGACGAGAACGCCCACGCCCTCGGGGGCGTGGCGGGGCACGCCGGGCTCTTCTCCACGGCCCGGGACCTTGCGGCGCTGGCGCAGTCTCTGCTCGACGGCGGCGGAGGCATCCTGAAGGAGAGCTCGGTGCGGGAGATGCTCTCCGACCAGACACCGCACCTCCCCGGCTGCGCCCAGGGGCTCGGGTTCGAGCTCGACCGGGAGTGGTACATGGACGGCCTCGCCTCCCCGCAGACGGCGGGGCACACCGGCTTCACCGGGACCTCGCTCGTCATCGACCTGAGGCACCGCGCGTTCGTCACCCTGCTCACCAACCGGGTGCATCCCACCCGTGAGGGAGAGAGCATCAACCCGCAGCGGCGGGCGGTGGCGCGGGCTCTGCTCGAGGCTGTGGATCAGGGGCTGCCGTAG
- the nagA gene encoding N-acetylglucosamine-6-phosphate deacetylase, with protein sequence MSTLALRGRVVSGRKVLEDAWVLVEGGVIRALGGGPFEADETVEVPDCFLVPGFVDLQVNGAFGVDVATEPERLGELSAKLLSTGTTSYLPTVVSRPLGEYAALLSRLTLGGDGAEPLGVHLEGPFLNPQKRGAHPEENLSAPDAAALSKMLEAAPVRLITLAPELPGADALVELAVERRVTVSLGHSEADYGTARRAFDLGARGATHLFNTMSPLHHRRPGLPGAAISDARVVCTIIADGRHVHPDVLDLVCAKLGPRRMALITDAISAAGMGEGEYTLAGRRVYLRDGVPELADGTLAGSVLTMDEALRNIIAFTGCTLPEAVMMASTTPARLVGARGKGVLSPGADADIVALSPELEVVAVWKGGALRYGSP encoded by the coding sequence TTGAGCACGCTGGCCCTCCGCGGGCGGGTCGTCTCCGGGAGGAAGGTGCTCGAGGACGCCTGGGTGCTCGTCGAGGGCGGCGTCATCCGGGCGTTGGGAGGAGGGCCGTTCGAGGCCGACGAGACGGTAGAGGTTCCCGATTGTTTCCTCGTGCCCGGCTTCGTGGACCTGCAGGTCAACGGTGCCTTCGGGGTGGACGTCGCGACAGAGCCGGAGAGGCTCGGGGAGCTCTCCGCGAAGCTCCTTTCCACCGGGACGACCTCCTACCTCCCGACGGTGGTCTCGCGGCCGCTCGGGGAGTATGCCGCGCTCCTCTCCCGGCTCACCCTCGGGGGGGATGGGGCGGAGCCGCTCGGGGTGCACCTGGAAGGACCGTTTCTGAACCCGCAGAAGCGGGGGGCGCACCCGGAGGAGAACCTCTCCGCCCCCGATGCGGCGGCCCTCTCGAAGATGCTCGAGGCGGCTCCGGTGCGGCTGATCACGCTTGCACCGGAGCTTCCCGGGGCCGACGCTCTCGTGGAGCTCGCCGTGGAGCGCAGGGTTACGGTCTCTTTGGGGCACTCGGAGGCGGACTACGGGACGGCCCGGAGGGCCTTCGACCTCGGGGCGCGCGGTGCGACACACCTGTTCAACACGATGAGCCCGCTGCACCACCGCCGCCCCGGGCTGCCGGGGGCCGCAATCTCCGACGCGCGGGTGGTGTGCACCATCATCGCCGACGGGCGGCACGTCCACCCGGACGTTCTCGATCTCGTCTGCGCGAAGCTCGGTCCGCGGAGGATGGCGCTCATCACCGACGCCATCTCCGCCGCCGGGATGGGAGAGGGGGAGTACACGCTCGCGGGCCGGCGGGTCTACCTGCGCGACGGGGTGCCGGAGCTCGCGGACGGGACGCTCGCGGGGAGCGTGCTCACGATGGACGAGGCGCTCAGGAACATCATCGCGTTCACCGGATGTACCCTACCCGAGGCGGTCATGATGGCCTCCACCACCCCGGCCCGCCTCGTCGGCGCGCGCGGGAAAGGCGTGCTCTCTCCCGGAGCCGACGCGGACATCGTGGCGCTCTCGCCGGAGCTCGAGGTCGTCGCGGTCTGGAAGGGCGGTGCGCTGCGCTACGGCAGCCCCTGA
- the nagB gene encoding glucosamine-6-phosphate deaminase — MSSTEYRVRVEVVEDRAAMSRAAARVVAARLRENPGAVLLLPTGSTPIGMYRELVRMHREEGLSFARATFFNLDEYLGLPAGHPASYHEYMWRNLYGLVDVDPGRVHVPDGTAGDPEDECERYEVGIRESGGVDLCVLGIGRNGHIGFNEPGSSFASRTRVVELSRSTRRANAGDFGGGAVPKRAITVGMRTIFESREIVLLASGKNKAGAVAEALKGPVTEEVPASMLQEHPRALFLLDHEAASSLRRRVA; from the coding sequence ATGTCCAGTACGGAGTACAGGGTACGGGTGGAGGTCGTCGAGGATCGGGCGGCGATGAGCCGGGCGGCGGCGCGGGTGGTGGCGGCGCGGCTGCGGGAGAATCCCGGGGCGGTGCTGCTCCTTCCCACGGGTTCGACGCCGATTGGGATGTACCGGGAGCTGGTGAGGATGCACCGGGAGGAGGGCCTTTCGTTCGCTAGGGCGACGTTCTTCAACCTGGACGAGTATCTGGGGCTTCCGGCGGGGCATCCGGCGAGCTACCACGAGTACATGTGGAGGAACCTCTACGGGCTGGTGGATGTGGATCCAGGGAGGGTGCACGTTCCGGACGGGACGGCGGGAGACCCGGAAGATGAGTGCGAGCGGTACGAGGTGGGGATCCGGGAATCCGGGGGGGTGGATCTGTGTGTGCTCGGGATCGGACGCAACGGGCACATAGGGTTCAACGAGCCGGGTTCCTCTTTCGCCTCGCGCACCCGCGTCGTCGAGCTCTCCCGCTCCACCCGTCGGGCGAACGCGGGGGATTTCGGCGGGGGGGCGGTGCCAAAGCGGGCTATAACCGTCGGGATGCGCACGATCTTCGAGTCGAGGGAGATAGTGCTCCTCGCGTCCGGCAAGAACAAGGCCGGAGCGGTCGCGGAGGCGCTGAAAGGTCCGGTCACCGAGGAGGTTCCGGCCTCGATGCTGCAGGAGCACCCGCGGGCGCTCTTCCTGCTCGACCACGAGGCCGCCTCTTCGCTGCGGAGAAGGGTCGCTTGA
- a CDS encoding ABC transporter permease: MSAERAVPSPGVARVRVPERGLRQDVRAVRIVWQRELIRFYRDRLRMFTSLLQPVLFLFVLGTGLSTLASGGIGGLSLRTFMFPGVLSMATLFTAMLSAGSIVWDREFGFLREMLVAPVRRSTIVIGKCLGGATVATSQGVIILCLAGLVGVPYSPALIATLLAEILLLSFTITASGVMAAARIQNMQSFFALVQMFMMPMFFLSGALYPLSNLPDWLQVLTRINPLTYAVDPMRRAVFDHLDVNAATRHALVTGVTWWGWQVPVWLELAIVAFIGVVMLAISIAEFRRTG; the protein is encoded by the coding sequence GTGTCCGCAGAGAGAGCCGTGCCCTCCCCCGGTGTCGCCCGGGTGCGTGTACCCGAACGCGGGCTTCGCCAGGATGTCAGGGCCGTGAGGATCGTCTGGCAGCGCGAGCTGATCCGGTTCTACCGCGACCGGCTGCGCATGTTCACCTCGCTGTTGCAGCCGGTGCTGTTTCTGTTCGTGCTCGGGACAGGCCTCTCCACGCTGGCCTCCGGCGGGATCGGAGGCCTCAGCCTGCGCACGTTCATGTTCCCCGGCGTGCTCTCGATGGCCACGCTGTTCACCGCGATGCTCTCGGCGGGCTCCATCGTGTGGGACAGGGAGTTCGGGTTCCTGCGCGAGATGCTCGTCGCACCCGTGCGCCGCAGCACCATCGTCATCGGCAAGTGCCTCGGCGGCGCCACCGTGGCGACCTCTCAGGGAGTGATAATCCTCTGCCTGGCAGGGCTCGTGGGCGTTCCCTACTCTCCCGCTCTGATCGCGACGCTCCTCGCCGAGATCCTGCTGCTCTCCTTCACGATCACCGCCTCCGGCGTGATGGCCGCCGCCCGAATACAGAACATGCAGTCGTTCTTCGCCCTGGTGCAGATGTTCATGATGCCCATGTTCTTCCTCTCCGGTGCCCTCTACCCCCTCTCCAACCTCCCGGACTGGCTGCAGGTGCTCACCCGCATCAACCCTCTCACGTACGCCGTCGACCCCATGCGGCGCGCCGTCTTCGACCACCTCGACGTCAACGCCGCCACCCGTCACGCCCTCGTTACCGGCGTGACCTGGTGGGGATGGCAGGTCCCGGTCTGGCTCGAGCTGGCCATCGTCGCCTTCATCGGGGTGGTCATGCTCGCCATCTCCATAGCCGAGTTCAGACGTACCGGATAG
- a CDS encoding ATP-binding cassette domain-containing protein: MSAEGVKRPAISVRSLAKRYGGVEAVRGIDFEVEPGEVFGFLGPNGAGKTTTINMLCTLVRPSAGEAKVAGYDVVFERDEVRRNIGLVFQDTTLDNYLTAEQNLRFHAELYGMPKSAVAERMRRVLEMVGLWERRKSLVGTFSGGMKRRLEIARGLLHSPRVLFLDEPTIGLDPQTRSSIWGYIEELRRSEDITIFLTTHYMDEAEYCDRIAIMDSGEIIVLDTPEALKASVGKDRVRIETEDDAAAIEALRERFGVEAGVHEGFVTFAVAGGERFVPRLFSELGVPIRSVSVSRPSLDDVFMSYTGTTIRDAEASDADQMRMIMRSRR; the protein is encoded by the coding sequence GTGAGCGCTGAGGGGGTGAAGCGACCGGCGATCTCGGTGCGCTCTCTCGCCAAGCGCTACGGCGGGGTCGAAGCGGTGCGGGGGATAGACTTCGAGGTCGAGCCGGGGGAGGTCTTCGGGTTTCTGGGGCCCAACGGGGCCGGCAAGACCACGACCATCAACATGCTGTGCACTCTGGTGCGCCCGAGCGCGGGGGAGGCGAAGGTCGCGGGGTACGACGTGGTCTTTGAGCGGGACGAGGTGCGGCGCAACATCGGGCTCGTCTTCCAGGACACGACGCTCGACAACTACCTCACCGCCGAGCAGAACCTACGCTTCCACGCCGAGCTCTACGGCATGCCGAAGTCCGCCGTGGCGGAGAGGATGCGTCGGGTTTTGGAGATGGTCGGGCTGTGGGAGCGCAGGAAGAGCCTGGTCGGGACGTTCTCGGGCGGGATGAAGCGGCGGCTCGAGATCGCGCGCGGGCTTTTGCACTCGCCGCGGGTCCTCTTCCTCGACGAGCCGACGATAGGGCTCGACCCGCAGACCCGCTCCTCGATCTGGGGATACATCGAGGAACTGAGGCGCAGCGAGGACATAACCATCTTCCTGACCACCCACTACATGGACGAGGCGGAGTACTGCGACCGCATCGCGATCATGGACTCCGGGGAGATCATCGTGCTCGACACGCCAGAGGCGCTCAAGGCGAGCGTCGGCAAGGACCGGGTGCGGATCGAGACCGAGGACGACGCCGCGGCCATCGAGGCTTTGCGGGAGCGGTTTGGAGTGGAGGCCGGGGTGCACGAGGGTTTCGTCACCTTCGCCGTGGCGGGAGGAGAGCGGTTCGTGCCGCGGTTGTTCTCCGAGCTCGGAGTCCCCATCCGCTCGGTGAGCGTCTCCCGGCCCTCCCTGGACGACGTGTTCATGTCCTACACGGGTACCACCATCCGCGACGCCGAGGCCTCGGACGCGGATCAGATGCGTATGATCATGCGATCGAGGAGGTAG
- a CDS encoding PadR family transcriptional regulator, with amino-acid sequence MDARSMHGGGRFFPRELRAAMAARGAGSFGPGGGFPFGGFAGRMFGGGHRRMGQGDVRAAILVLLEERPMHGYQIIREITERSGGVWRPSPGSVYPAIQQLEDEGLVRIEREEGRKVVHLTDEGRAHVAGHRGELGTPWETACENLGEGLLEMRGLVGQVAVAAMQVVQAGSGEQVAEARRILAETRRRLYRVLAGDEEEGGGER; translated from the coding sequence ATGGATGCGAGGAGCATGCACGGTGGCGGGAGGTTCTTTCCGAGGGAATTACGGGCTGCGATGGCGGCGCGGGGGGCGGGGTCGTTCGGGCCTGGAGGGGGTTTCCCGTTCGGTGGTTTCGCCGGGAGGATGTTCGGGGGAGGCCACAGGAGGATGGGGCAGGGGGACGTACGGGCTGCGATCCTGGTGTTGCTGGAGGAGCGGCCGATGCACGGGTACCAGATCATTCGGGAGATCACAGAGCGTAGTGGGGGGGTGTGGCGTCCGAGCCCGGGATCTGTCTATCCGGCGATACAGCAGCTCGAGGACGAGGGGCTCGTCAGGATAGAACGGGAGGAGGGGCGCAAGGTCGTCCACCTCACCGACGAGGGGCGGGCGCACGTGGCCGGGCATCGGGGGGAGCTCGGTACGCCGTGGGAGACGGCGTGTGAGAACCTGGGTGAAGGTCTGCTGGAGATGCGGGGGCTCGTCGGGCAGGTTGCAGTAGCTGCGATGCAGGTGGTGCAGGCTGGATCCGGCGAGCAGGTGGCCGAAGCGCGGCGTATCCTGGCGGAGACCCGTCGGCGGCTGTACCGGGTTTTGGCCGGGGACGAGGAGGAGGGTGGCGGTGAGCGCTGA
- a CDS encoding LLM class F420-dependent oxidoreductase has protein sequence MDANLGVEGTPLREMQRTAAAAEELGFSGLWSTETKHDGFLPLALAASGTERIELGSAVAIAFSRSPMVTAQLAWDIQALSEGRLILGLGTQVKAHVEKRFSMPWGRPAARMREYVLALRAIWHTFQTGDELDFRGEFYHHTLMTPFFNPGPIEHPEIPVYIAGVNTRLARVAGEVCDGFHVHPFHSPEYVRKVVLPAISEGARAAGRDPREIKLATSAFVITGRDEEERSRRREEMRSQIAFYASTPTYRTVLEAHGWQEVGEELSKLARRKRWEEMPRLVTDEMLAAFALEAAPDEVGPALRERYEGLIDRVALYAPFVPGERDDFWRRLAGSAG, from the coding sequence ATGGACGCGAACCTCGGGGTGGAGGGAACCCCGCTGCGCGAGATGCAGAGGACGGCGGCCGCGGCCGAGGAGCTCGGCTTCTCCGGGCTCTGGAGCACCGAGACCAAGCACGACGGGTTCCTCCCGCTCGCGCTCGCCGCCTCCGGGACCGAAAGGATAGAGCTCGGCAGCGCGGTCGCGATCGCCTTCTCCCGCTCGCCGATGGTCACCGCCCAGCTCGCCTGGGACATCCAGGCGCTCTCCGAAGGCCGCCTCATCCTCGGGCTCGGCACCCAGGTCAAGGCGCACGTCGAGAAGCGCTTTTCGATGCCCTGGGGGCGCCCTGCGGCGAGGATGCGCGAGTACGTCCTGGCGCTGCGTGCGATCTGGCACACCTTCCAGACCGGAGACGAGCTGGACTTCCGCGGCGAGTTCTACCATCACACCCTCATGACGCCCTTCTTCAACCCCGGTCCGATAGAGCACCCCGAGATCCCGGTCTACATCGCAGGGGTGAACACCCGCCTCGCCCGGGTGGCGGGGGAGGTCTGCGACGGGTTCCACGTCCACCCCTTCCACAGCCCCGAGTACGTCAGGAAGGTCGTCCTGCCCGCGATCTCCGAGGGCGCCCGCGCGGCGGGACGCGACCCCCGGGAGATAAAACTCGCCACGAGCGCCTTCGTCATCACCGGACGCGACGAGGAGGAGCGCTCCCGGAGGCGGGAGGAGATGCGCTCCCAGATCGCCTTCTACGCCTCGACCCCGACCTACCGCACCGTCCTCGAGGCCCACGGCTGGCAGGAGGTGGGGGAGGAGCTCTCGAAGCTCGCCCGCCGCAAGCGGTGGGAGGAGATGCCGCGCCTCGTCACCGACGAGATGCTCGCCGCCTTCGCGCTCGAGGCCGCTCCCGACGAGGTCGGACCGGCACTGCGGGAGCGCTACGAAGGCCTCATAGACCGCGTCGCCCTCTACGCGCCCTTCGTACCCGGCGAACGAGACGACTTCTGGCGGAGACTCGCCGGTTCGGCCGGCTAG
- a CDS encoding quinone oxidoreductase family protein, which produces MKAVVVKKHGGPEVLGYEDVPEPEPKAGEALVRVAAAGVNYIDTYHRSGLYPTEPPFTLGLEGAGEVVAVGEGVEEVKPGDYVAWASVPGSYAEYVVAPVEELVPVNVTLVEARVAAAAMLQGMTAHYLTHSTFPLEEGQTALVHAAAGGVGLLLVQMAKMRGARVIGTAGTEEKAHLAKEAGADEVIVYTREDFVERTKELTGGEGVHVVYDGVGKATFDGDLDVLRLRGYLVLFGQSSGPVPPVDLQVLNRKGGLFVTRPSLAHYTATREELLWRAESVLSWIGQNNLQVRIGATYPLAEAAQAHRDLEGRRTTGKLILVP; this is translated from the coding sequence TTGAAAGCTGTGGTCGTAAAGAAACACGGCGGCCCGGAGGTCCTTGGCTACGAGGACGTTCCCGAGCCCGAGCCGAAAGCTGGCGAGGCGCTCGTGCGGGTCGCCGCCGCCGGGGTCAACTACATAGACACCTACCACCGCTCGGGTCTCTACCCGACGGAACCCCCTTTCACCCTCGGGCTCGAGGGCGCGGGCGAGGTCGTCGCCGTCGGAGAGGGCGTGGAGGAGGTGAAGCCCGGCGACTACGTGGCCTGGGCTAGCGTCCCCGGCTCCTACGCCGAGTACGTCGTCGCCCCGGTGGAGGAGCTCGTCCCGGTGAACGTGACGCTCGTCGAGGCGCGGGTCGCCGCCGCGGCGATGCTGCAGGGGATGACCGCCCACTACCTGACCCACAGCACCTTCCCGCTCGAGGAGGGGCAGACCGCGCTCGTGCACGCCGCCGCGGGTGGCGTGGGGCTTCTTTTGGTGCAGATGGCGAAGATGCGCGGGGCGCGCGTCATCGGTACCGCCGGGACGGAGGAGAAGGCGCACCTCGCGAAGGAGGCGGGTGCGGACGAGGTCATCGTCTACACCAGGGAGGACTTCGTCGAGAGGACTAAAGAACTGACCGGCGGCGAGGGGGTCCACGTCGTCTACGACGGGGTCGGGAAGGCCACCTTCGACGGAGACCTCGACGTGCTCAGGCTGCGCGGTTACCTGGTCCTCTTCGGTCAGTCGAGCGGGCCGGTGCCGCCGGTCGACCTGCAGGTCCTGAACCGGAAGGGCGGGCTCTTCGTCACCCGGCCTTCGCTCGCTCACTACACCGCGACCCGCGAGGAGCTGTTGTGGCGGGCCGAGAGCGTCCTCTCCTGGATCGGGCAGAACAACCTCCAGGTGCGTATCGGCGCGACCTACCCGCTCGCCGAGGCGGCGCAGGCCCACCGCGACCTCGAGGGTCGCAGGACGACCGGCAAGCTCATCCTGGTGCCGTGA